A single genomic interval of Acidovorax sp. 1608163 harbors:
- a CDS encoding methyl-accepting chemotaxis protein, producing the protein MKMSHFSIGARMAGALGLVLALLIGAALFGIAALYKTLGTYDSTVLQRVAQERAVSRMESEFKAQVLEWKNTLLRGEDARKRELHWGAFQASEKRVAEAAKALEPQLTDPQEKAALQKFTEAHTQMAQGYRKGFEVFQSLGFVPSAGDADVADIDQGPAKLLTALSEQVASSSAAIAQEAAQDARHALVSSLVALALVTGLGVVAGLVLTRSVVRPLREAVAVAHKVAAGDLTSTIALEGQDEPARLLQALKAMQENLENVVSGVRSSAESVASASAEIAQGNADLSMRTEEQASSLDETASSMQQLQQTVQQNAANAQRASELARNGSAVAERGGAVVEQMVQVVQGIQESSRRIADIIGVIDSIAFQTNILALNAAVEAARAGEQGRGFAVVASEVRNLATRSASAAQEIKTLIQTSVERVQAGSALAQNAGGTMAEVVASIRGVSELMQEISHASSDQTNDMQRVTQAIVRMDEATQQNAALVEESAAAAGSLSGQASELVQAVAVFRVRHQGSHAPALLR; encoded by the coding sequence ATGAAAATGTCCCACTTCTCCATTGGTGCACGCATGGCGGGAGCGCTTGGGCTGGTGCTGGCGCTGTTGATTGGTGCCGCACTCTTTGGCATTGCCGCGCTGTACAAAACCCTGGGCACCTACGACAGCACCGTGCTGCAACGCGTGGCGCAAGAGCGCGCCGTGAGCCGCATGGAAAGCGAGTTCAAAGCCCAGGTGCTGGAGTGGAAGAACACCCTGCTGCGCGGCGAAGATGCCCGCAAGCGCGAGCTGCACTGGGGCGCCTTCCAGGCCAGCGAGAAGCGCGTGGCCGAGGCCGCAAAGGCACTGGAGCCCCAGCTGACCGATCCGCAAGAAAAGGCAGCGCTGCAGAAGTTCACCGAGGCGCACACGCAGATGGCCCAGGGCTACCGCAAGGGGTTTGAAGTGTTCCAGTCCCTCGGGTTTGTGCCTTCCGCAGGCGATGCCGATGTGGCCGACATCGACCAGGGCCCGGCCAAGCTGCTCACCGCGCTCAGCGAGCAAGTGGCCAGCAGCAGCGCCGCCATTGCGCAAGAGGCCGCCCAGGACGCACGCCACGCGCTGGTCAGCAGCCTGGTGGCGCTGGCGCTGGTCACCGGGCTGGGCGTGGTGGCCGGGCTGGTGCTCACCCGCTCGGTGGTGCGGCCGCTGCGCGAGGCGGTGGCTGTGGCGCACAAGGTGGCTGCGGGCGACCTGACATCGACCATTGCACTGGAGGGCCAAGACGAGCCCGCCCGGCTGCTGCAAGCCCTCAAGGCCATGCAAGAGAACCTGGAGAACGTGGTGTCAGGCGTGCGCAGCAGCGCCGAGAGCGTGGCCAGCGCCAGCGCTGAAATCGCCCAGGGCAACGCCGACCTGAGCATGCGCACGGAAGAGCAAGCCTCGTCCCTGGACGAGACCGCTTCGTCCATGCAGCAGCTGCAGCAAACCGTGCAGCAAAACGCCGCCAACGCCCAGCGCGCCAGCGAACTGGCCCGCAACGGCTCGGCCGTGGCCGAGCGCGGCGGCGCCGTGGTGGAACAAATGGTGCAGGTGGTGCAAGGCATCCAGGAAAGCTCGCGCCGCATCGCCGACATCATTGGCGTGATCGACTCGATTGCTTTTCAGACCAACATCCTGGCGCTGAACGCTGCCGTGGAAGCCGCCCGAGCAGGTGAACAAGGCCGGGGCTTTGCCGTGGTGGCCAGCGAGGTGCGCAACCTGGCCACCCGCAGCGCCAGCGCCGCGCAAGAGATCAAGACCCTGATCCAAACCAGCGTGGAGCGCGTGCAGGCAGGCTCGGCCCTGGCCCAGAACGCGGGCGGCACCATGGCCGAGGTGGTGGCCTCCATTCGCGGGGTGAGCGAGCTGATGCAGGAGATCAGCCACGCCAGCAGCGACCAGACCAACGACATGCAGCGCGTGACCCAGGCCATCGTGCGCATGGACGAGGCCACCCAGCAGAACGCCGCCCTGGTGGAAGAAAGCGCGGCCGCCGCAGGCAGCCTGAGCGGCCAGGCCAGCGAACTGGTGCAGGCCGTAGCGGTGTTCCGCGTGCGGCACCAGGGCTCCCACGCACCGGCCTTGTTGCGTTGA
- a CDS encoding Bug family tripartite tricarboxylate transporter substrate binding protein, with protein MQRRQILARSAAMAALLTPLAPAALAQATAPRPGAPAPKAAKVAGTLRIVIPANPGGGWDQTGRALGAALKAVGAADQVEFENIGGKGGTIGLAKYAEKYGNDANTLLMGGMVMVGAVALQKPAVDMGHIQPIARLTSDYLVTAVPTSSSIKNGKDLAEAMRRDLPALPVAGGSAGGVDHIYAGVLARAAKAKPETLVYRPFASGTEVVESLLKGDAAVGISGYSEFSDALAAGKLRAIGVSARRSAFGIPAFKDQGIDAVMANWRGVFTGKGVSPARTAELLAAVEQATHHESWLQTLKQNRWEASWLAGKDLTEFMELDLTTARVMVYLLKLKA; from the coding sequence ATGCAACGCAGACAGATCCTGGCGCGCAGCGCCGCAATGGCAGCCCTCCTGACCCCGCTGGCACCTGCCGCCCTGGCCCAGGCCACCGCGCCGCGCCCCGGCGCACCCGCCCCCAAGGCCGCCAAGGTGGCGGGCACGCTGCGCATCGTCATCCCGGCCAACCCCGGCGGTGGCTGGGACCAGACAGGCCGCGCACTGGGCGCCGCCCTCAAGGCCGTGGGCGCGGCCGACCAGGTGGAGTTTGAGAACATTGGCGGCAAGGGCGGCACCATCGGCCTGGCCAAATACGCCGAGAAGTACGGCAACGACGCCAACACCCTGCTGATGGGCGGCATGGTGATGGTGGGCGCTGTGGCCCTGCAAAAGCCTGCCGTGGACATGGGGCACATTCAGCCCATTGCCCGGCTGACCAGCGATTACCTGGTCACGGCGGTGCCCACATCGTCGTCCATCAAAAACGGCAAAGACCTGGCCGAAGCCATGCGCCGCGACCTGCCAGCACTGCCTGTGGCCGGGGGCTCCGCAGGCGGCGTGGACCACATCTACGCAGGCGTGCTGGCGCGCGCGGCCAAGGCCAAACCTGAGACCTTGGTGTACCGCCCGTTTGCCAGCGGCACCGAGGTGGTGGAGTCGCTGCTCAAAGGCGATGCCGCCGTGGGCATTTCGGGCTACAGCGAGTTCAGCGATGCCCTGGCAGCAGGCAAACTGCGGGCCATCGGCGTGTCGGCGCGGCGCAGTGCGTTTGGCATTCCGGCCTTCAAAGACCAGGGCATTGACGCCGTCATGGCCAACTGGCGCGGCGTGTTCACCGGCAAGGGCGTGAGCCCCGCCCGCACCGCCGAGCTGCTGGCGGCGGTAGAGCAGGCCACCCACCACGAAAGCTGGCTGCAAACGCTCAAGCAAAACCGCTGGGAAGCCTCCTGGCTGGCGGGCAAAGACCTGACCGAGTTCATGGAACTGGACCTGACCACCGCACGCGTGATGGTGTACCTGCTCAAGCTCAAGGCCTGA